CCGGTCCGGGCTCTTCTCGTGGAGGAGAAGATGAACATCCGGGCGGAGTACTACCTCGCCGTCACCTTCGACGGTGAGGCCGGGACGCCTCTGTTCATGGCCAGCGCCTCCGGCGGAATGGATATCGAGTCGGTGGCGGAGCACACGCCGGAAAAGATTCTCAAGCTCCCCGTGGACCCGCTGTGGGGGCTCACCGACTACAAGCTGCGCGCCATGGCCGACTTCCTCGGCTATGAGAACAAAAAGGAGTTCGCCGCCTTCGCCCGGAAGGTCTGGAACCTCTTCAGGGAAAAGAATGCAGTGCTGGTGGAGATCAACCCCCTGGTGGTCACCGACTCGGGCCTTGTGGCCCTCGACTCGAAGATCGAGATCGACGACGACGCCAGGCCTCTGCTGAAGGACCTTTTCGAGAAGAATCTCTCCGAGCAGTCTGCTCTCACCGGAACTGAAGGCGAAGCGGACCACGGCACCATCACCTACGTACCCCTCGACGGGAACGTGGGCCTTATCTCCGACGGGGCGGGCACCGGCATGCTCACCCTCGACCTCATCCGGGATCTCGGAGGCGATGCGGCGGATTTCTGCGAAATGGGCGGCCTGACGAGCCCCGAAGTGATGTACTCCGCCATGGACCAGGTCTTCTCGGACAAGAAGGACATAAAGAGCCTTCTCGTGGTCCTCATCGGCGGCTTCAACCGCATGGACGAAATGGCCGAGGGCATTACGGCCTTCCTTCGGGATCACCCTGTCTCCATTCCGCTGGTGGTGCGGCTCTGCGGCACCATGGAGGAGGAGGGCAAGGCCATCATGAAAGAGGCGGGCCTTCCCGTCTATGACGATCTTCGAACCGCCGTCGCCGACGCCGTGCGGTTCGCCGCGGGAGGGAACTGACATGGCCATACTAGTGGATCGCGATACCCGGGTCATCGTCCAGGGAATCACCGGAAAATCCGGCATTCTCCAGACGAAGTCCCTCATTGATTACGGCACTGCGGTGGTGGCCGGTGTCACCCCGGGAAAGGCCGGCACCTCCGTGGAAGGGGTTCCCGTGTTCAATTCCGTGGAGGACGCGGTGAAGCAGGTGTCCCCCAACGCCGCCATCAGTTTCGTTCCTCCCCTGTTCGCCAAGGATGCGGCCATGGAGGCCATGGAGGCCGGAATCAAACTTCTCGTCCTCACTATGGAAGGAATTCCGAAGCATGACGTGCTGGACATCCTCTCCTACGCCTCCGGCAGAGGCGTGAGGGTCCTCGGCCCCGGGACCGCCGGGGTCATCTCCCCGGGCAAGTGCAAGCTCGGCGCCCATCCCGCCCGTATGTTCACCGAGGGGAAGGTCGGCGTGGTGTCGAAAAGCGGCGCCCTGTCCTACGAAGTGGGAAAAACCCTCACCGACGCCGGCATCGGCCAGTCCACCGTGGTCGCCCTCGGCGGCGGACCCATCTGGGGAACCACCCAGCGGGACATCGTGAAGCTCTTCAACGAGGATCCCGAGACGGAGATCATCGTCCTCCTCGGCGAGATCGGCGGCGGAACGGAGATCGCCGCAGCGGAATACATCGCCGAATCGGTCCGCAAGCCCGTGGTCTCCCTGATCGTGGGCCGGGCGGCACCGGAGGGTAAATCCCTGGGTCACGCGGGAGCGATCATCCGGGGAAACAAGGGAACTGCGGCGTCGAAAATGGAAGCCCTGGAAAAAGCGGGAGCCTCTTTGGCAACTTCTCCCGCCCAGGTGGTGGAATTAATCCGGAAGCTGGGGTGATGAGATCATGGCTGTGCATGTAAACAAGCGGCTTTGCAAGGGATGCGGCCTGTGCATTTCCGTCTGCCCGAAGAACGTGTACGAAATTTCTTCCGAGACGAACCAGAAGGGGTTCACCGTGGTGGCTGCAGTGCGGGAATCCGACTGCATCAAATGCAAGCGGTGCGAGATAAACTGTCCCGACATGGCGCTCTGGATCGAGGAGTAGAATAAGCGGACGGGAGTCGGGGCGGCGGAAGAAATTCCGGCCGCCCCTGTCCCGTTGAAAATGACCGCCCGAAAAGGGCGCAAGGAGGCGGAAGCAGTACAATGACACGCATTATCGGACTTCAGGACATAAAAACGGCCGCGGGAAGAATCGCCGGCAGGGTGAGGCGGACCCCCATCCTTCGGGGAGACAAGCTCGACGCTCTGTGGGGCGCGGAGGTCTACTTCAAGCCGGAGAATCTCCAGCTTACGGGATCCTTCAAGATCCGGGGAGCCACCAACAAGATCCTCTCCCTCACCGACGAGGAGCGGGCGAAGGGCATCATCGCCTCGTCCTCGGGGAACCATGCCCAGGGCGTGGCCTACGCAGCGAAGATGCTGGGCATCAAGGCCACCCTGGTCCTTCCCGAGAACGCCCCCAAGTCCAAGATCGAGGGAACGAAGGCCCTAGGTGCCGAGGTGGTCCTTTACGGCTTCGACTCCATCCAGCGCTACAAGAAGCTCTACGAGATCAAGGCGGAGAAGGGCTATACCCTCGTCCATTCCTACAACGACCCCGAGCTCATCGCGGGCCAGGGCACCTCGGGCCTCGAGATCATGGAAGACCTTCCCGACGTGGACACTGTGGTGGTGCCCCTCGGCGGCGGCGGACTCCTCGCGGGCGTGGCCGCGGCCATCAAGGAGGCCCGGCCCTCCGTGAGGGTCGTCGCCGTTGAGCCCGCCGGGATCCAGCGGTATGCCGAAAGCCGGAAGGCCGGGAAACCCGTGGAGGTTCCCATGGGGGCCACCCTTGCCGACGGCCTCATGATCACCATGACCGGCGAACACAACTATCCTCTCATCGACAAGTACGTGGACGAGATCGTTCCCGCCTCCGACGAGTTCATTTACAAGGCTCTCATGGAGATTGTCTTCAAGAGCAAGCTGCTCGTGGAGCCCTCCGCGACGGTGGGTGTGGCGGCGGCCCTCGAAGGCAGCTTCAAGGTCAGGCCCGGGGAAAAGATCTGCTTCTTCCTCTCCGGCGGCAACATCGACCCTGACAAGCTCGCGTCGTTCATAGCCCACGAAACGGTGTAAAATAGGACGAAACGGCCCGGACATCTCTCCGGGCTTTTCTTTTATGCGAAGGAGGCGGTACGGTGGTATTCGACCTGGTTATTACAAACGGAACCATAGTGACGGGGAGCGGGGTGTTCAAAGGCAGCGTGGCCATATCGGACGGAACCGTGGCTGCTGTTGCGGCGGCGGGAACGGAACTTCCGGGGAAGAGCACGGTGGACGCCGAAGGGCTCATGGTCCTTCCGGGACTGATAGACGCCCACTCCCACGCCGGCCACGGAGATCCCGACAGGGAGAACTTCACGGCCTACAGCCGGGCGTGTGCCGCCGGGGGAATCACCACCTTCATCGACATGCCCCTCTCCAATCCCTCCACCCTTACGCCTGAGACCCTCCGGGAGAAGATCACCTCCTCCGGCTCGGCCAGCCACGTGGACTACGCCCTTTATGGCGGAGTGGTCCCGGGATACCTTCACCACGTGGAATCCATGGTGAAGGAGGGGGCTGGGGCCTTCAAGTCCTTCACCTGCCGGTGCTCCAACTATCCCATGACGGACGACGGTACCCTTCTGGAAGGTATGACGATTCTCGAAAAAACGGGAGGAATCCTCTCTGTCCACGCCGAGAACGACACACTCATCCAGAATCTGACGGACCGCCTCGTCGCGGAGGGAAAAAACGGCCCGAGGGCCTTCCTGGATTCCCATCCCCCCTATTCGGAACTCGAGGCGGTGCAGAGGGTATTTTTCCTGGCGAAGCAGGCGCCCCGCTGCCGGGTGCATATCGCCCACATGAGCATACCCGAGGGGATGGAACTCCTACGCCGCTGCCGGGGCGAGGGGATGGACAACCTTTCCGCTGAGACCTGCCCCCAGTACCTGGGCATGAGCGAGGACGATCTGGAGGCCATCGGCGCCCTGGCGAAGTGCGACCCCCCGGTCCGCACGGCCGAAGCGGTGGAAAGGCTCTGGGGATATCTGCTCGACGGGACGGTGGACATTGTCGCCAGCGACCACTCTCCCCATCCCTTCTCGAGAAAAACGGAGAGGGAGGCGGACTTCTGGACCGTGGCGGAGGGGTGCACGGGCATCCAGACCATGCTCCCCGTGGTGCTCACGGAAGGCCGGAAGAGGGGCCTCTCCTGGGAGCGGCTCGTGCAGCTCATGGCGGAACGGCCTGCGGACCTCTTCGGGCTCAGGGGGCGGAAGGGCCGGATCGCACCGGGCCACGACGGGGATATCGTTCTTCTCGACCCGGAGAGGGAGTGGGTTCTCGAGGCCGGGGACCTGCAGCACCTGGTAAAGCAGAGCCCCTTCACAGGCAGGACATTCCGGGGCAGGGTCGTGAAGACCTTCGTCCGGGGAGAGCTCGTCTACGACGACGGCGCACCGGACAAGATAGTGAACAGGCCGGGGTACGGCCGGTACTGTCCCATGGAGGTCAGACCGTGAAAATCCTGGTGATCAATCCCAACTCCGACAGGGCCTTCACGGAACTCATAGGGGAAGCGGCCCGGAAGGCCGCCTCGCCGGGAACGGACATCCTGTGCGAAAGCGCCCCCGGAGCACCCGCCTTCATCGAGACCTCCAGGGACGAGCTTCTCTGCGCTCCGGGGATGATGGAGCTCGTCAGCCGCCACGGTGATGCGGATGCCTTCGTGATCGCCTGCACCTGCGACCCCAACCTGGACGCGCTCAGAGAGATGGCCGCCGGTCCGGTGGTCGGGGCGGGGGAGAGCTCCATGCTCTTCGCCCTCCCCCTCGGCGCCCGTTTTTCGGTCATCCAGACCACCGAGGGATCGGTGCAGGCAAAGCGGGAACTCGTCCGGAAGTACGGTCTCCAGGACCGGTGCTCTTCCGTGAGGGCCATCCGGGAGCACGGGGAGGAGTCCCTCGAGGAGCGGCTTCTCGAGGCTGCCCGGCTTGCCAGGGACTGCGACGGGGCGGAGGTCATCACCCTGGGATGCGCGGGCCTCGCGGGCCTTGACACGAGGCTGCAGAAGGCCCTGGGCATACCGGTGATCGACGGGATCGCCGCCGGGGTCCGCCTGGCGGAGGCTCTTGCCGCCGGAGGCGCCTTTACCAGCAGGCGGGGAAAATACAAGGGATCGTAAATTTCGAATCTGAAACAGGGGGGAGCGTCCCCGGTGCTCGCTTGGGCCGCCGGCGCACATTGTCTTCCATGACAACTGCGCCTGAAACCGACGTCCCTGTCGGTTTCCCGGCCCGGGCGCAGCGCCCGGCGACTCTCCCTCTGTCGAGATGTGTTAATTTCTGACAGACCGGAGGAACGATCATGTTTGACATTCTCATCACCGGAGCGCTTGTTGCCGACGGAACAGGCCGGGAGCTTTTCCGGGCCGACGCCGGCATCGTTGACGGGCGGATCGCCCGCATCGGGGCCGATCTCGGGGAGGCCGCCCGGGTCATCGACGGGACGGGGAAGGTTCTCTCCCCCGGATTCATCGACATGCACACCCACATGGACCTGGAGCTGCTCCGGGACCGGAAGCCCGACGCCAAGATCCGCCAGGGAGTCACCACGGATCTCCTGGGCCAGGACGGACTGGGAGCGGCGCCGGTTTCGCCGGCCAACAGGAAACTCCTTGCCGACATCCTCTCGGGACTGAACGGCGTCCTGGAGGACGAACAATGGACCTGGGGCTCCTTCGGGGAGTATCTCAACGCCCTTGAAGGGTGCGGCCTGCCGAACAACGCGGCCGTCCTCCTCAGCCAGGGCCCTGTCCGGATCGAAGCCATGGGCATGGACGAGCGGCCTGCGACGGCACGGGAACTGGACGTCCAGCG
The window above is part of the Aminivibrio pyruvatiphilus genome. Proteins encoded here:
- a CDS encoding threonine ammonia-lyase, which translates into the protein MTRIIGLQDIKTAAGRIAGRVRRTPILRGDKLDALWGAEVYFKPENLQLTGSFKIRGATNKILSLTDEERAKGIIASSSGNHAQGVAYAAKMLGIKATLVLPENAPKSKIEGTKALGAEVVLYGFDSIQRYKKLYEIKAEKGYTLVHSYNDPELIAGQGTSGLEIMEDLPDVDTVVVPLGGGGLLAGVAAAIKEARPSVRVVAVEPAGIQRYAESRKAGKPVEVPMGATLADGLMITMTGEHNYPLIDKYVDEIVPASDEFIYKALMEIVFKSKLLVEPSATVGVAAALEGSFKVRPGEKICFFLSGGNIDPDKLASFIAHETV
- the sucD gene encoding succinate--CoA ligase subunit alpha; the encoded protein is MAILVDRDTRVIVQGITGKSGILQTKSLIDYGTAVVAGVTPGKAGTSVEGVPVFNSVEDAVKQVSPNAAISFVPPLFAKDAAMEAMEAGIKLLVLTMEGIPKHDVLDILSYASGRGVRVLGPGTAGVISPGKCKLGAHPARMFTEGKVGVVSKSGALSYEVGKTLTDAGIGQSTVVALGGGPIWGTTQRDIVKLFNEDPETEIIVLLGEIGGGTEIAAAEYIAESVRKPVVSLIVGRAAPEGKSLGHAGAIIRGNKGTAASKMEALEKAGASLATSPAQVVELIRKLG
- a CDS encoding 4Fe-4S dicluster domain-containing protein — encoded protein: MAVHVNKRLCKGCGLCISVCPKNVYEISSETNQKGFTVVAAVRESDCIKCKRCEINCPDMALWIEE
- a CDS encoding succinate--CoA ligase subunit beta, which translates into the protein MKLYEFQGKALFREAGIPVPRGAVVTAADRSGLFAPSAVKAQVLSGGRGKAGGVLLVSTQEEAEKAADSILSMELKGEPVRALLVEEKMNIRAEYYLAVTFDGEAGTPLFMASASGGMDIESVAEHTPEKILKLPVDPLWGLTDYKLRAMADFLGYENKKEFAAFARKVWNLFREKNAVLVEINPLVVTDSGLVALDSKIEIDDDARPLLKDLFEKNLSEQSALTGTEGEADHGTITYVPLDGNVGLISDGAGTGMLTLDLIRDLGGDAADFCEMGGLTSPEVMYSAMDQVFSDKKDIKSLLVVLIGGFNRMDEMAEGITAFLRDHPVSIPLVVRLCGTMEEEGKAIMKEAGLPVYDDLRTAVADAVRFAAGGN
- the allB gene encoding allantoinase AllB; its protein translation is MVFDLVITNGTIVTGSGVFKGSVAISDGTVAAVAAAGTELPGKSTVDAEGLMVLPGLIDAHSHAGHGDPDRENFTAYSRACAAGGITTFIDMPLSNPSTLTPETLREKITSSGSASHVDYALYGGVVPGYLHHVESMVKEGAGAFKSFTCRCSNYPMTDDGTLLEGMTILEKTGGILSVHAENDTLIQNLTDRLVAEGKNGPRAFLDSHPPYSELEAVQRVFFLAKQAPRCRVHIAHMSIPEGMELLRRCRGEGMDNLSAETCPQYLGMSEDDLEAIGALAKCDPPVRTAEAVERLWGYLLDGTVDIVASDHSPHPFSRKTEREADFWTVAEGCTGIQTMLPVVLTEGRKRGLSWERLVQLMAERPADLFGLRGRKGRIAPGHDGDIVLLDPEREWVLEAGDLQHLVKQSPFTGRTFRGRVVKTFVRGELVYDDGAPDKIVNRPGYGRYCPMEVRP
- a CDS encoding aspartate/glutamate racemase family protein; translation: MKILVINPNSDRAFTELIGEAARKAASPGTDILCESAPGAPAFIETSRDELLCAPGMMELVSRHGDADAFVIACTCDPNLDALREMAAGPVVGAGESSMLFALPLGARFSVIQTTEGSVQAKRELVRKYGLQDRCSSVRAIREHGEESLEERLLEAARLARDCDGAEVITLGCAGLAGLDTRLQKALGIPVIDGIAAGVRLAEALAAGGAFTSRRGKYKGS